In Mucilaginibacter celer, one DNA window encodes the following:
- a CDS encoding FKBP-type peptidyl-prolyl cis-trans isomerase — MKIAPQHVVSLTYDLYVDRENTGTEDLVESATQEQPLTFLFGAGQMLPKFEENLNTLSTGDSYEFRLSPEDAYGVYDEEAVANLPKEMFQGTEMPEIGSVLPLQDNQGHRFQAVVVSIAEDAVIVDLNHPMAGQALHFKGEIINVRPATDEELSHGHAHGPDGHHHH, encoded by the coding sequence ATGAAGATTGCACCACAGCACGTAGTATCGTTAACCTACGATTTGTATGTTGACCGCGAAAACACCGGTACTGAAGATTTAGTAGAAAGTGCCACCCAGGAACAACCGCTAACCTTTTTATTTGGTGCCGGCCAGATGCTGCCTAAATTTGAAGAAAACCTGAACACACTTTCAACCGGCGATAGCTATGAGTTTCGCCTGTCGCCCGAGGATGCTTACGGCGTATATGATGAAGAGGCAGTAGCCAACCTGCCTAAAGAAATGTTTCAGGGTACCGAAATGCCTGAAATTGGCAGCGTTTTGCCTTTACAGGATAACCAGGGCCACCGTTTTCAGGCTGTAGTGGTTTCTATTGCCGAAGATGCCGTTATTGTTGATTTAAACCACCCTATGGCAGGCCAGGCTCTGCATTTTAAAGGCGAAATTATTAATGTGCGCCCTGCTACCGATGAAGAGTTATCTCATGGCCACGCACATGGCCCGGATGGTCATCACCATCATTAA
- a CDS encoding aldo/keto reductase, whose product MKIKDILPGKIGFGTAPLGNMFRNIPEEEAFATVEEAWNQGIRYFDTAPFYGAGLSEIRLGHVLAQYPRNEFVISTKVGRIILDEVEDVNARDLGEKGEIFKYGRPNKIVNDYSGDATLRSIDDSLKRLQTDHLDIVWVHDVAQDFYGDEWLSMFESARKGAFRVLDKLRDEGVIKAWGLGVNRVEPIEIIMALENTHPDGFLLAGRYSLLDHDRALQRLMPEALRQGLSIVAGGPYSSGVLVGGTHFEYAPATPEMLNKVAKIKAIADEYGVSMKSAGLQFSLANPAVAAAIPGSSKPGRIAEDIEALNATIPTEFWQQLRAHNLINASAPVPSNNK is encoded by the coding sequence ATGAAGATAAAAGATATACTACCCGGTAAAATAGGTTTTGGAACTGCGCCGCTGGGCAACATGTTCAGAAATATTCCCGAAGAGGAGGCATTTGCCACCGTAGAAGAAGCCTGGAACCAGGGCATCCGTTATTTTGATACAGCCCCTTTTTATGGAGCCGGACTATCTGAAATACGATTGGGACATGTATTAGCTCAATATCCCCGTAACGAATTTGTGATCAGCACCAAAGTGGGCCGTATTATTCTTGACGAGGTGGAGGATGTGAATGCCCGTGACCTGGGCGAAAAGGGAGAAATTTTTAAATATGGCCGCCCTAACAAAATAGTGAATGATTACTCTGGTGATGCCACTCTGCGCTCGATAGACGACAGCCTGAAACGGCTGCAAACCGACCACCTGGATATTGTATGGGTACATGATGTGGCCCAGGATTTTTACGGAGATGAATGGCTAAGCATGTTTGAAAGTGCCCGCAAGGGCGCTTTCAGGGTGCTTGATAAACTACGCGATGAGGGCGTTATTAAGGCATGGGGCCTCGGCGTAAATCGTGTTGAGCCCATCGAAATTATCATGGCACTCGAAAACACTCATCCCGATGGCTTTTTGCTTGCCGGCCGGTATTCATTACTTGATCATGACCGGGCTTTGCAAAGGCTGATGCCCGAAGCATTGCGGCAAGGTTTAAGCATAGTAGCCGGCGGCCCCTACAGTTCGGGAGTGTTGGTTGGCGGTACGCATTTTGAATATGCTCCCGCTACGCCCGAAATGTTAAACAAGGTTGCAAAAATTAAAGCCATTGCCGATGAGTATGGCGTAAGTATGAAATCGGCAGGTTTGCAGTTTTCGCTGGCTAATCCGGCTGTAGCAGCCGCCATCCCGGGTTCGAGTAAACCGGGCCGTATTGCCGAGGATATTGAGGCGCTTAACGCCACCATCCCCACCGAGTTTTGGCAGCAATTGCGGGCACATAACCTGATTAACGCATCGGCGCCGGTTCCTTCCAATAACAAATAA
- a CDS encoding thioredoxin domain-containing protein, which translates to MNRLANSTSPYLLQHANNPVNWYPWGKEALDKAKAENKLILVSIGYSACHWCHVMEHESFEDESVAAVMNEYFVCIKVDREERPDVDQIYMSAVQLMSGRGGWPLNCICLPDQRPIYGGTYFRKNDWTSLLFNLADFYNQKPEEAEDYAVRLTEGIQNYESIEFVVAQAQYAKNDLETIVNNWKRYFDKREGGSGNAPKFPMPNNWQALMRYAFLMKDEEVAAQAKLTLHKMAFGGIYDHVGGGFARYSVDGLWHVPHFEKMLYDNAQLISLYAEAYTWQPDELYRQVVNEIITFSTRELMSPEYGFYSALDADSEGKEGKFYIFTKKEIEEILGDEAGLFCIYYNITEDGNWEEEESNVLFRKDSDQDLAQKLGLSVEELPGKVHASRQKVFEARSVRVRPGLDNKILASWNGLMLKGLADAYRTFNKKEYLELALNNAGFILNNLVSQNGRLSRIYSAATAQDKPIAFLDDYANIIDGLIALYEVTFNEHWLLEARKLANSALIHYYDESKGIFFFTADDDEQLIARKSEIMDGVIPASNSVMARVLKKLGLLFDNEEYTEVSAQLLRNVMPQLPKYGSAYSNWVMLLLDEVFGVNEIAITGSNAEAFRREMENNYIPNKIMLGGNKGSLPLLQDKFGASTQIFICKDKTCGLPANNPADAIQEVEARFYN; encoded by the coding sequence ATGAATCGCCTGGCTAATTCAACTTCTCCATACTTGTTACAACACGCCAATAACCCGGTTAACTGGTATCCCTGGGGCAAGGAAGCCCTGGATAAGGCCAAAGCCGAAAATAAGCTCATTTTAGTGAGCATAGGTTACTCGGCCTGCCACTGGTGCCATGTAATGGAGCACGAGAGTTTTGAGGATGAATCGGTAGCGGCGGTAATGAATGAATATTTTGTTTGTATTAAGGTGGATAGGGAAGAGCGCCCAGATGTCGACCAGATTTACATGAGTGCCGTACAATTAATGAGCGGCCGCGGCGGCTGGCCCCTAAACTGCATCTGCCTGCCCGATCAGCGACCTATTTACGGTGGTACCTACTTCCGTAAAAACGACTGGACTTCACTGCTGTTTAACCTTGCCGATTTCTACAATCAAAAACCTGAAGAAGCCGAGGATTACGCAGTGCGCCTAACCGAAGGCATCCAAAATTACGAATCGATAGAGTTTGTTGTAGCTCAGGCTCAATATGCAAAAAACGATCTCGAAACGATAGTAAATAACTGGAAACGTTATTTTGATAAGCGGGAGGGAGGCAGCGGTAACGCACCCAAATTCCCGATGCCCAATAACTGGCAGGCTTTAATGCGTTATGCTTTTTTAATGAAAGATGAGGAAGTTGCAGCGCAGGCTAAGCTCACGCTGCATAAAATGGCTTTCGGCGGTATTTATGATCATGTTGGCGGTGGTTTTGCCCGGTACTCGGTTGATGGTTTGTGGCATGTGCCGCATTTTGAAAAAATGCTGTATGATAATGCGCAGCTTATCAGTTTATATGCCGAAGCCTATACCTGGCAGCCTGATGAACTTTACCGGCAGGTGGTTAATGAGATCATTACTTTCAGCACCCGCGAATTGATGTCGCCCGAATATGGTTTTTACTCGGCATTAGATGCAGACAGTGAAGGCAAGGAAGGAAAGTTTTACATCTTTACAAAAAAGGAGATTGAAGAAATTTTGGGTGATGAAGCAGGATTGTTCTGTATCTACTACAATATTACCGAAGATGGTAACTGGGAGGAAGAGGAGTCGAATGTTTTATTCCGTAAGGATAGTGATCAGGATCTGGCCCAAAAGTTAGGTTTATCGGTTGAGGAATTGCCTGGCAAAGTACATGCATCGCGCCAGAAAGTATTTGAGGCACGCAGCGTACGTGTAAGGCCCGGATTGGATAACAAGATCCTCGCCTCATGGAATGGCTTAATGCTGAAAGGCCTTGCCGATGCTTACCGCACTTTTAATAAAAAAGAATATCTCGAACTTGCGCTGAATAACGCCGGTTTTATTTTAAATAACCTTGTTAGCCAAAATGGCAGGCTATCACGTATTTACAGCGCCGCAACGGCACAAGATAAACCCATTGCCTTTTTGGATGATTACGCCAATATCATCGATGGGTTGATTGCTTTGTACGAAGTTACCTTTAATGAGCATTGGCTGCTGGAAGCCCGGAAACTGGCTAATTCCGCCCTGATTCATTATTACGATGAAAGCAAAGGCATCTTCTTTTTCACTGCCGATGATGATGAGCAGCTGATAGCCCGCAAATCGGAGATTATGGATGGGGTGATCCCGGCATCTAATTCGGTTATGGCGAGGGTGCTTAAAAAGTTAGGCTTGCTTTTTGATAACGAGGAGTACACAGAGGTTTCGGCGCAGCTGTTACGCAATGTAATGCCGCAATTGCCAAAGTATGGTTCGGCTTATTCAAATTGGGTAATGCTGTTGCTTGATGAGGTGTTTGGTGTAAACGAAATTGCCATCACCGGCAGTAATGCCGAAGCTTTTAGAAGGGAAATGGAAAATAATTACATCCCCAATAAAATTATGTTGGGCGGTAATAAAGGAAGTTTACCTTTGCTGCAGGATAAGTTTGGTGCATCAACACAAATTTTTATTTGTAAAGATAAAACCTGCGGATTACCTGCTAATAACCCGGCCGATGCCATACAAGAGGTTGAAGCCAGATTTTACAACTAA
- a CDS encoding SRPBCC family protein — protein sequence MATASAFIEIPVTANEVWQLIGGFNSLPDWLPYIPHSELQEGGRVRHLANPEGGVIIERLMAFDETERSYTYHILQAPFPVKDYYSTLRVRTGETGNSCRVEWFGDFVPVNTTEDEVVALFQGIYEDGLKALKEHYAR from the coding sequence ATGGCAACGGCATCAGCATTTATCGAAATCCCTGTAACGGCAAATGAGGTTTGGCAACTAATTGGCGGCTTTAACTCCCTGCCCGACTGGCTACCCTACATTCCGCATTCAGAACTGCAGGAAGGCGGCCGGGTACGTCACCTCGCCAACCCTGAAGGAGGTGTAATTATTGAACGCCTGATGGCTTTTGATGAAACAGAACGCAGCTATACTTACCATATTTTGCAGGCTCCGTTCCCTGTTAAAGACTACTATTCCACCTTACGGGTTAGGACAGGAGAAACCGGCAATAGTTGCCGCGTGGAGTGGTTTGGTGATTTCGTACCGGTAAATACTACCGAAGATGAGGTGGTTGCACTTTTTCAGGGTATTTATGAGGATGGATTAAAGGCACTTAAGGAGCATTATGCCAGGTAA
- a CDS encoding tetratricopeptide repeat-containing sensor histidine kinase: MRWHAGLIWLFLAYSVITYAQSGESLLSVNKPDTIKTVDSLNKLAENIYVGAPYQARAMAERALLLSEKVKYRQGTGCSFLNLGHVYWSQSYYPISLFYFNSALTYLSKKEPLTLAHCYSSIGRAYTDLQNYSQAIKNLSLAARYAGSDKKMLAEVYNERSFVYLKLQQYDEGIANARRAMQLSRVINDEPSICILYSRLANAYRLKEQYNQSIACSDTALRMSYVVNNKRLRAISFIERAKVFNALKQYDKAIDLAKRGAALSDSIGVMDGISSAYQAMTYSFEQKNDLKQSLVYQRRYNQVLDSLNATNKRNNTSLIQSYFELNSRLNAIAAVEQRAKTYREKLGFQKTIIATLLISLLVVVIALSVTYYQYKLKRVLINRMRKQHKALLIQKDLIEEQSANLAGINNLKDKLLAVIGHDLRTPLANLHSILYLYNTADALTSAEIQDLMKKLEPVVQGAELTLSNLLEWAGNQIKGINVEPSAVSINLAGDEMIRTFNYMLQQKSISIVNAIPPQYCVRADEKHVKVVLSNLVSNAIKFTGEGGTITLSGAAAEHELVISVSDTGRGIPGEKINQLFKLDTGRYMATGTSGEKGTGIGLFLCKELVEFNGGRLWVNSEIGRGSTFSFSLPLFEGECCNDDEGSSNSSDAAVAAQL; encoded by the coding sequence ATGAGATGGCATGCAGGATTGATATGGCTGTTTTTGGCGTATAGTGTAATAACTTATGCGCAATCGGGAGAGAGTCTTCTGTCTGTTAATAAGCCGGATACCATCAAAACTGTTGATAGCCTTAATAAGCTGGCAGAGAATATTTATGTAGGTGCCCCATACCAGGCACGTGCTATGGCCGAGCGGGCGCTGTTGCTTTCTGAAAAAGTAAAATACAGGCAGGGTACCGGTTGTTCGTTTCTTAACCTGGGGCATGTATACTGGTCGCAATCTTATTATCCTATCAGTTTATTCTATTTTAATTCGGCCTTAACCTACCTGTCAAAAAAAGAACCTTTAACGCTGGCGCATTGTTACAGTTCAATTGGTCGCGCTTATACCGATCTGCAAAATTACAGCCAGGCCATAAAAAATTTATCGTTGGCTGCCCGATATGCCGGTAGTGATAAGAAAATGCTGGCCGAAGTTTACAACGAACGATCGTTTGTATACCTTAAACTTCAGCAATATGATGAGGGGATAGCCAACGCCAGGCGGGCCATGCAGCTTAGCCGGGTAATAAATGATGAACCTTCAATATGCATATTATATAGTCGGCTTGCCAATGCCTACCGGTTAAAGGAGCAGTATAACCAATCGATAGCCTGCTCAGATACCGCGTTGCGCATGAGTTATGTGGTTAATAACAAACGCTTAAGGGCAATATCATTTATTGAGCGAGCCAAGGTTTTTAACGCCCTGAAGCAGTATGATAAAGCTATTGACCTTGCCAAACGAGGCGCAGCGCTATCGGATAGCATAGGCGTAATGGATGGTATTTCATCGGCCTACCAGGCTATGACATACAGTTTTGAGCAAAAAAATGACCTCAAACAATCGCTTGTTTACCAACGGAGGTATAATCAGGTGCTGGATAGCCTAAACGCTACCAATAAGCGCAATAATACCAGTCTGATACAAAGCTACTTTGAACTTAATAGCCGGTTAAATGCCATTGCGGCTGTTGAGCAAAGGGCTAAAACTTATCGCGAGAAACTCGGTTTTCAGAAAACAATTATCGCTACTTTGTTGATATCGTTGTTAGTGGTGGTGATAGCCTTGTCGGTTACATATTACCAATATAAGCTGAAAAGAGTATTGATTAACCGCATGCGGAAGCAGCACAAAGCGCTGCTGATACAAAAGGATTTGATTGAAGAGCAATCGGCAAACCTGGCGGGTATTAATAATTTAAAGGATAAGCTGCTGGCGGTTATAGGGCATGATTTGCGTACGCCGCTGGCTAATTTACATTCCATACTTTATTTGTATAATACGGCCGATGCGTTAACCTCGGCCGAAATTCAGGATTTGATGAAGAAGCTGGAGCCCGTGGTGCAGGGTGCCGAGCTCACACTTTCAAACTTATTGGAATGGGCCGGCAACCAGATTAAAGGTATTAATGTGGAACCATCGGCGGTAAGCATCAATTTGGCCGGGGATGAAATGATACGCACATTTAATTACATGCTGCAGCAAAAAAGCATCAGTATAGTAAATGCCATTCCGCCGCAATATTGTGTACGGGCAGATGAAAAGCACGTTAAAGTGGTGCTGAGTAACCTGGTTAGCAATGCTATTAAGTTTACAGGAGAGGGAGGGACCATTACCCTATCGGGAGCTGCTGCAGAACACGAACTGGTAATTAGCGTGAGCGATACCGGCAGAGGTATCCCGGGAGAAAAAATAAACCAGTTGTTTAAACTGGATACCGGCAGGTACATGGCAACCGGCACATCGGGCGAAAAAGGCACCGGTATAGGCTTGTTTTTGTGCAAAGAGCTGGTTGAATTTAACGGTGGCCGGTTGTGGGTAAACTCGGAGATTGGCAGGGGGAGTACCTTTAGCTTTAGTTTGCCATTATTTGAGGGCGAATGTTGTAATGATGACGAGGGTAGCAGCAATAGCAGTGATGCCGCGGTGGCCGCGCAATTGTGA
- a CDS encoding acyl-CoA thioesterase — protein sequence MTSIPDTSDYKTVGFSQTTITELMIPSYSNFGGKIHGGILLSLMDKVAYVCAAKHANNYCVTASIDTVDFLHPVEVGELVSLLASVNYVGNTSLVVGIRVISENIKNNSVKHTNTSYFTMVAKDENNRPAKVPGLILENRDQVRRFIEARRRKEIKQSYMQEVKQIQMPDNYEHCIELLHGERCLVAG from the coding sequence ATGACCTCGATCCCCGACACATCCGACTATAAAACCGTAGGTTTTTCGCAAACCACCATTACCGAACTCATGATTCCGTCGTACTCCAATTTTGGCGGCAAAATACACGGTGGTATCCTGCTTTCATTAATGGATAAAGTGGCCTACGTTTGCGCCGCCAAGCATGCCAATAATTATTGCGTAACCGCATCTATCGATACAGTTGATTTTCTGCATCCGGTTGAAGTGGGCGAGTTGGTATCGCTGCTTGCTTCGGTAAATTATGTGGGCAATACCTCGTTGGTGGTGGGCATCAGGGTGATATCAGAAAACATTAAAAACAACTCGGTAAAACATACCAATACCAGCTACTTTACCATGGTAGCTAAGGACGAAAATAACAGGCCAGCCAAAGTACCCGGACTGATACTGGAAAACCGCGACCAGGTGCGCCGTTTTATTGAAGCCCGACGCCGTAAAGAAATTAAGCAAAGTTATATGCAGGAGGTAAAACAAATCCAGATGCCTGATAATTACGAACATTGTATTGAACTGCTGCACGGCGAACGTTGCCTTGTTGCAGGATAA
- a CDS encoding TonB-dependent receptor encodes MKKHLLLALLSFLFLSAAYGQQTREVHGTVVDSVGAVPGLTVKLTSDKDSVVVASGAGGAFFFPAVVSKNFKITISGIGYQPLSRKYVMDNDTKPIKLDPIKVKVQTNMLNTVVVSAVIPITIKEDTVEYKASAYKVREGSPVEDLLKKLPGVTVDKDGNVTAHGKQVTKVRVNGKDYFTGDVQTATQNLPADIVENIQVIDDYGDQANLTGIKTGDPDKILNITIQKGKNKGNFGQGSVGVGNDDKYQARLSANSFYDARQLALIGTWNNNNTNSFNLGSSGGGGGRAGRGGGGGGGSAGGVSTANGITTNRSIGTNYRDDWSKKVTVYGSYSFADKDRDVNSTTVQQNLFQSGSIINMDNSANHNHGINHRFDFNIEYKIDTSNYIKINPGFSYATAENMSTDTFSNTRNQTLVTGNELALTNNSSQTGSLNVLYNHKFHKRGRNFSINANVSYSKNDQGLNDQYTTHQDTATTKLFQQINSDNQSQRVGVHISYIEPIAKTTYLETNYSYNYSNTDNNRYNYRVDPITGNQIYVDSLSTLYNYQFITNRIGLNLRGVQPKYNYTLGLAVQPSKLDGESHNFHTTTNTFNIIPTARFIYNFSKNHSFSFNYSGSNAQPSFAQLQIQPDYSNPQNRVYGNPNLKPEFTNSFNVRYNQFDIASGNSLFTSVSFAETQNKIVTNSSPITDSTLTKGNNTIQQTRYINTNGFYNVNGNYSFSKPFAERKYTVSLNGGASYSNNISYIESQRNEGKNWVFNQGAKIRFDLDSIMDSEVSANYSINTTRYSLPSSLNTDAQTWTLGLDGRNYFFYSWVLGYNLTQTINHGFSSTVKANPTLLSSYIEYQFLAKHIASLRFQAFDIFDENKGITRTVSGNQVIDTRTNRLGRYFMLSFTLRLQKFAGSRPQGGRNGGGRGNFGGGGGRRGGRG; translated from the coding sequence ATGAAAAAACACTTACTGCTCGCGCTACTATCTTTTCTTTTTTTATCTGCAGCCTACGGCCAGCAAACCCGGGAGGTGCACGGAACTGTTGTAGATAGTGTTGGCGCCGTACCCGGCCTAACGGTAAAACTCACTTCGGATAAAGATAGCGTGGTAGTGGCCAGCGGTGCGGGCGGTGCGTTCTTTTTCCCCGCCGTTGTTTCAAAAAACTTTAAGATAACCATCAGCGGTATCGGTTATCAGCCCCTCAGCAGGAAGTATGTAATGGATAACGATACCAAACCCATTAAGCTCGACCCCATAAAGGTTAAAGTGCAAACCAATATGCTGAACACAGTGGTGGTTTCGGCAGTAATCCCCATCACCATAAAAGAAGACACGGTTGAATATAAAGCAAGCGCCTACAAGGTGCGTGAAGGTTCGCCGGTTGAGGATTTGTTGAAAAAACTACCCGGCGTAACCGTTGACAAGGATGGCAACGTAACCGCCCACGGCAAACAGGTTACCAAAGTGCGCGTAAACGGCAAGGATTATTTTACCGGCGATGTACAAACGGCCACCCAAAACCTGCCTGCTGACATAGTAGAAAACATACAGGTGATTGACGACTACGGCGACCAGGCCAACCTAACCGGCATCAAAACCGGCGACCCGGATAAGATCCTGAACATTACCATACAAAAAGGAAAAAACAAGGGTAATTTTGGCCAGGGCAGCGTTGGCGTTGGTAATGACGATAAGTACCAGGCGCGCCTATCAGCCAATTCATTTTATGATGCCCGGCAGCTGGCCCTGATAGGCACCTGGAATAATAACAATACCAACAGTTTTAACCTTGGCAGCAGCGGTGGCGGAGGTGGCAGGGCGGGCCGTGGCGGAGGTGGTGGCGGCGGCAGCGCCGGCGGTGTAAGCACGGCCAACGGCATTACCACCAACCGATCAATAGGCACCAATTACCGCGACGACTGGAGCAAAAAGGTAACTGTATACGGCAGTTACAGCTTTGCTGATAAAGACAGAGATGTTAACAGCACCACCGTGCAGCAAAACCTGTTTCAATCGGGCAGTATCATCAATATGGATAACAGCGCCAATCATAACCATGGTATTAACCACCGGTTTGATTTTAATATTGAATACAAGATAGATACATCCAACTACATCAAAATTAACCCAGGCTTCTCGTACGCCACGGCCGAAAATATGAGTACCGATACCTTCAGTAATACCCGCAACCAAACACTGGTTACCGGTAACGAGCTGGCGCTTACCAACAACTCATCGCAAACGGGCAGCCTCAATGTGTTGTATAACCACAAGTTTCATAAACGCGGGCGTAATTTTAGCATCAATGCCAATGTAAGCTACTCCAAAAACGACCAGGGACTAAACGATCAATATACGACACACCAGGATACCGCCACCACCAAATTGTTTCAGCAGATCAATTCAGATAACCAGTCACAGCGGGTGGGTGTGCATATTTCATACATCGAACCGATAGCGAAAACCACCTACCTCGAAACCAACTACAGCTACAATTACTCGAATACAGATAATAACCGTTACAATTACCGGGTTGACCCGATAACGGGCAATCAAATTTATGTTGATTCGCTCAGCACCTTGTATAATTACCAGTTTATTACCAACCGCATCGGCTTAAACCTTCGCGGGGTGCAGCCTAAGTATAATTATACGCTGGGTTTGGCGGTACAGCCATCCAAACTTGATGGCGAATCGCATAATTTTCATACCACTACAAACACGTTTAATATTATCCCTACCGCCAGGTTTATTTATAATTTTTCAAAAAATCATTCATTTTCATTCAACTACAGCGGATCAAACGCGCAGCCTTCATTTGCCCAGCTGCAAATACAACCCGATTACTCCAACCCGCAAAACCGGGTGTATGGTAACCCTAATTTAAAGCCCGAGTTTACCAACAGTTTCAACGTACGGTACAACCAGTTTGATATTGCCAGCGGTAATTCGCTGTTTACCAGCGTTTCATTTGCCGAAACGCAAAATAAGATAGTAACCAACTCCTCGCCCATTACCGATAGTACTTTAACCAAAGGCAACAATACCATACAGCAAACCCGGTATATCAACACCAACGGTTTTTACAATGTAAACGGCAACTACTCATTTTCAAAACCCTTTGCCGAGCGCAAGTACACCGTGTCATTAAACGGCGGTGCCAGCTACAGTAACAACATATCCTATATTGAAAGCCAGCGCAACGAAGGTAAAAACTGGGTATTTAACCAGGGGGCCAAAATAAGGTTCGATCTGGATAGCATTATGGATAGCGAAGTAAGCGCCAACTACAGCATCAACACCACGCGCTACAGCCTGCCATCATCCCTCAATACCGATGCCCAAACCTGGACCTTGGGGCTTGACGGCCGCAATTATTTTTTTTACAGCTGGGTATTGGGTTACAACCTAACCCAAACCATTAATCACGGTTTCAGCAGCACGGTAAAGGCCAACCCTACCCTGCTGAGCAGCTATATTGAATACCAGTTTTTAGCCAAACATATCGCCTCCCTCCGTTTCCAGGCCTTTGATATTTTTGATGAGAACAAGGGGATAACACGTACCGTATCGGGCAACCAGGTAATTGATACCCGTACCAACCGCTTAGGCAGGTATTTTATGCTGAGCTTTACTTTAAGGCTACAAAAATTTGCCGGAAGCAGGCCCCAAGGCGGGAGAAATGGCGGAGGCCGCGGAAACTTTGGCGGCGGAGGTGGCCGCCGCGGAGGCCGTGGTTAA
- a CDS encoding fatty acid desaturase, with translation MAFLNTVLEPPAYGWTDELGNLSKPTNKQIVIEFFKRLNVFRDKKNWLSFLSWMLVLALVPFLGLFIFKYFSITGLIVAFVYSMIIMGTHGTIWHHRYCTHGAYTFKNNFWRFFTQNLTLKIIPEEIYAVSHHVHHALSDQPGDPYNAQGGFMYCFLADVNHQPIARNMNETCYAKCVNLMKHTGVKVNTYNEYQKWGTLANPTRTIIGIVLNWGFWFVAFYLLGGMPLACAVFGSAGIWAVGVRTFNYEGHGKGKDMRREGIDHNREDMSINQLWPGYVAGEWHNNHHLYPKSARSGFKPYQFDLAWCYIKMMSVLGAVSSYRDSKAEFLKVYCTSVPVVVPVAVPVAEMLVEAE, from the coding sequence ATGGCTTTTTTAAACACTGTGCTTGAACCACCTGCATACGGTTGGACAGATGAACTTGGCAACTTGTCGAAACCCACTAACAAACAAATTGTAATCGAATTTTTTAAACGACTTAACGTCTTCAGGGATAAGAAGAACTGGCTTTCATTTTTGAGTTGGATGCTGGTGCTGGCATTAGTGCCTTTTTTGGGGCTTTTTATTTTTAAGTATTTCAGTATCACAGGGCTTATAGTAGCTTTTGTTTACAGCATGATTATTATGGGCACCCACGGCACCATCTGGCACCACCGGTATTGCACACATGGCGCGTACACATTTAAAAATAATTTCTGGCGGTTTTTTACGCAGAATCTTACGCTGAAGATCATTCCCGAGGAGATTTACGCGGTATCGCACCACGTACACCATGCCTTGTCTGATCAGCCAGGCGATCCGTACAATGCACAGGGTGGTTTTATGTATTGCTTCCTGGCCGATGTTAACCACCAGCCTATAGCCCGCAACATGAACGAAACTTGTTACGCCAAATGCGTTAACCTGATGAAGCATACGGGGGTGAAAGTGAATACTTACAACGAATATCAAAAATGGGGAACGCTGGCCAATCCTACACGTACCATTATCGGTATCGTACTAAACTGGGGTTTCTGGTTTGTTGCTTTTTACCTGTTGGGTGGTATGCCGCTGGCTTGTGCTGTATTCGGTTCGGCTGGTATCTGGGCTGTTGGGGTGCGTACATTTAATTATGAGGGGCATGGTAAGGGTAAGGATATGCGCCGCGAGGGTATTGATCATAACCGCGAGGATATGTCGATAAACCAGCTTTGGCCGGGCTATGTGGCCGGCGAGTGGCATAACAACCACCACCTGTATCCTAAAAGTGCCCGTTCGGGCTTTAAGCCATACCAGTTTGATTTGGCCTGGTGCTATATTAAGATGATGAGTGTGCTTGGCGCGGTTAGCTCATACCGCGATTCGAAGGCCGAGTTTTTAAAGGTATACTGTACTTCGGTTCCGGTTGTTGTGCCGGTGGCTGTGCCTGTTGCCGAGATGCTGGTTGAGGCGGAGTAA